The DNA sequence GGGCAGGACACCAAGCGCCAGGTGGTCAACCTCGCCGAGGTGATCGACCACAAGGGGCAGCCGACCGTGCGGCGGCGCGGCGACTGGGTGCCGGTGTCCCGGCAGCGCGGCATCGAGCAGGCCGTGCTCACCTTCCTGGACGCGGTGCGTGCGGGCAGGGTGCTCAGCGCCCGGGACGCGCTGGCGACCCATGAGCTGTGCGAGCGGGTGGTACGAGCGGTCCACGAGCGCTCCGCCTGAGGCGCACCGCCTCGGTGACGCCCCACACCGCGAGCACCAGCAGCGCCGCGTGCAGCGGCCAGTCGCCGAAACGGACGTAGGGCGTGGTGCCGTGCGCCAGCGGGACCTCGTACACCCGCGCGGCGCTCGCGTCCGTACCGAGCCACGTGCCGACGCGCCCGCCGCCCGGCCCGTACACGGCGGAGACGCCCGTCAGTGTCGCGTGGACCATCGGGCGCCCGGACTCGGCGGCGCGCAGCGCGGCCAGCGAGGCGTGCTGTTCGGGGGCCCAGCTCTGCTGGAACGTCGAGGTGGAGGACTGGGCCAGGAGGACGTCGGCGCCGTCCTCGGCGAGGTGCCGGCTCATGTCGGGGAACGCGGACTCGAAGCACACCATGGGGCCGATCCGCAGTCCGTCCCCGGCGTCCATCACCACCTGCCGCGAGCCGCGCCTGCGGTCCTCGCCGGCCGCCTCCCCGACGGAGGTCGCCCAGCCCAGCAGGGAGCGGGCCGGGACGTACTCGCCGAACGGCACCAGCCGCATCTTGTCGTACCGGTCGCCGGTCGGTCCGTCCGGGCCGATCAGCACCGAACTCTTGTAGATGCCGGGCTTGTCGGAGCGCCGGGCGTCCACGTTGACCAGGATCGGCGAGCCCGTCTCGCGGGAGAGCGCGGCCAGCCGCCGGGCGAGGTCGGGCCGGGCCCCGAGGTCGAAGCCCACGCTGCTCTCGCCCCAGACGATCAGTGCGACGTCCTGGCCCACGAGCTCGCGGGTGAGCCGCTCCTCGCGGTCGAAGCGGCGGTCCGCGCTGTCGCGTCCGGAGACGACGCCCGGCTGCACGAGCGCGATCCGGACCCGCCGGTCGGGGTCGGGGCGGGGCGAGAACACCCAGGCTGCCGAGGCGGCGGCGGCCGTGGCGACCAGGCAGGCCACGGCGGGCACCCGGGCCCGCGGGACCGCGACGAGCACGGCCACGGCGACGTTCAGGGCCACCACCAGGAAGCTCGGCAGCCAGACCCCGCCCACCGACGCCAGCCGCAGCGCGGCCTCCACCTGCCACTGGCTCGCGCCGAGCACACCCCAGGGGCCACCGAGCCCCTCCCAGGAACGGACCAGCTCGATCACCAGCCAGCCCGAGGGCACCACGACGAGCGCGGCCGCGACCCGCCCGCGCGTCGGCTCCCCGCCGAGCAGCCGCCGCACCAGTCGGCCCCACGGCGCCCACAGCGCGCCCAGCAGGGCGGCGATGACGAACGTGAACACGTGCAGGTTCGGCAGCAGCCAGTGGTGCATGGCCAGCATGAAGCCGAACCCGCCCCACCAGCCGTCGTGGGCCGCCCGTTTCCCGGTCGGAGCGCCGCGGACCAGCAGGATCCACGGTACGAGGGCGACGTAGGCGAACCACCACAGGGACGGGGCGGGAAAGGCCAGGACGGGCAGGGCGCCCACGACCGCGGCGACGGTCGAGCGCCGCCACGGGGAGGTGAGCCAGTGGCCGAGCGTCTTCATAGGCGCCTCCCTACCCCGTGGTGCCTCCAGTGTGCGTCCCGGAGGTGATCCGGAACAGGGCACGCCGGTTCAGTGGATCACAGGCCCGCCGGGCGGTCGGGAAGGCGGCGCCACTTCTCCCGCACGACCACCTCGCTCAGCCGCCAGCCGTCGTCGGTGCGCAGCAGGGCGAAGGCGCACCGCCCGCCGCACACGAGGTCCGGGGCGGCGGACGCGCCGTCCTGCCCGCCGCCGCCCATCGGATTCACGTAGTCGGCCTGGACCTGCGCCGTGTCGCCCGTGTCCTGTTCCCAGACCCCGAACCGCACCCGCCGGTTGACGAACAGGTGCTGCCGCACCGGAAACGCCTCCAGGCTCTCCGCCAGCCACCCGGCGACCGTCCCGGCGCTCCCCTCGATGCCCCCGGCCGAGCGGTAGTCCACCCGCCCGTCCGGCGTGAACAGCCGCCGGTACGCCGGCCAGTCGCCGTCGTCCACGGCCATCGCGTACTCGGTGACCAGCCCGTCCACGGCCAGCCGGTCCCTCACGGTCGCGAGCTCCACACGCTGCGTCATCGGCTCAGTGTTGGCCATCGGGGGTGCGTGGCCAAGGGGGCGTGCGCGGGAATTCGCCCGACCCGGGCGTACGGCGCGGCAGCCGGGGTTCCGGGTCACCCGGCCGGCCCCCCGCCCCGTGCGGTGCCTCGACGCCGGTCGGGGGAGCGGGTACACCCGTGGGGCCGGGCACGGGACCGGGCTCGCCTAGGGCCGGGTCCGTCCCGTGCCGACGGCCGACAAGGGGCTCGTCGGCGGGGCGGCGAGGGCCGCCGCGAGAGGCGAGGAGGAGAGCGCGATGACCGCACGGACGGGCAGGGTGATCTGCGACATCACGGTGTCGGCCGACGGCTACTCGGCCGGGCTCCACCAGACGGAGGCGCGTCCCTTCGGCGACGACGGCGGAGACGGCACCGGCGGCAGGCTGCACGCCTGGATGTTCGACACCCCCGAGGAGAACCGGGCCGAGGCCGACCTGGTGTCGGCCGCCGGGGCATTCGTCATGGGGCGCAACATGTTCGGTCCGGTGCGCGGGCCGTGGGACCGGCAGTGGAACGGCTGGTGGGGTGAGAACCCGCCGTTCCATGCCCCGGTGTTCGTGCTCACCCACCACGCGCGCGAGCCGCAGCCGATGGACGGCGGCACCACCTTCCACTTCGTCACCGAGGGCGTCGAGCCGGCCCTGGCGCGGGCGCGCGCGGCGGCCGGCGACGCCGACGTGCTGGTCCTCGGCGGCGCGCACACCGTCAACCAGTACCTCGCCGCCGGCCTGGTCGACGAGCTGCGGCTGCACATCGCGCCGCTCACGCTCGGCGCCGGTACGCGGCTGTTCGAGGGGGTCCCGCCGCTGGACCTGGAGCAGGTGAGGTCGCGCCCGGCGACGCTGGCCACGCATCTGACCTACCGCGTGCTGCCCTGAGCGTCGGCCGTCACCCCGGCCCGCGCGGGAATCGACGGGCCGTCACCCCCCTCGGTGAGCGTGCCCGCGCGTCTGCGAGCCTGAGGATCTTCGTCCCGCGCTCTTCGCCAGGAGGTACTCATGAAGCGTCCGGTCACCGTGGTCACCGGTGGCAGCCGGGGGATCGGCGCCGCGATCTGCCGCAGGCTCGCCGCGGAGGGGCACGACGTGGTGGTGGACTACGTCCGCGACTCCGCTGCCGCGGAGGCGGTGGCGGAGGAGGTGCGGGCGGCCGGTGCGCGCGCCGTCACCGTGCGCGCGGACACCTCCGTCGAGGCGGACGTCGAGCGGCTCTTCGACGTGGCGGAGCGGGAGGCGGGGCCGGTGACGGGACTGGTGAACAACGCGGCGGTGACGGGGCCCCTGGGGGCCTTCACCGAGGTGGACACCGACACCCTGCGGCGGGTCGTCGACGTCAACCTGATGGGCACCCTGCTGTGTGCGAGGCGCGCCGCGCAGCTGATGACGCCCCGGGGCGAGGGGGTCATCGTGAACATCTCCTCCGGCGCCGCCACGCTGGGCAGCCCCGGCGAGTACGTCCACTACGCGGCGACGAAGGCCGCGGTGGACACGCTGACGCTCGGGCTGGCCAAGGAGCTGGGACCGGACGGGATCCGTGTCAACGCGGTCGCGCCGGGTGTGATCGACACCGAGATGCACGCCGCCATGGGCGCTCCGGACCGGGCCCGGCGGATCGCGGGGGCGGTTCCGCTGCGGCGGGCGGGACGGGCCGAGGAGATCGCGGCGGCGGTGGCGTGGCTGATGTCGCCGGACGCCTCGTACGCCACGGGGGCGGTGCTGCGGGTCGCGGGCGGGCGCTGAGACGGACGCCGGACGGCGGTGGACGCCGGCGTCGGGCCGGTGGCACGGGCGGCGCGCGTCCGGGGCCGTCAGGCCGCCTCGACGACCTGTCCGGCGATCGCAGCCGCCCACTCGACCACCAGCAGCTCGTACTCGGCGCGCTCCTGGGCGGACAGGGACCCGCCCGAGCGCAGCCACAGGGCGCGGATCTGCTCGTTGACCTCGGCGGCGGACCGCACGGAACCAGGGGTCATTAAATCGGGGGACATGCCCACAAGCCTAGGGCCATGGACTGACAGTGCGCTACCGGGCGGCTACCCGTCCCGTATGTCCTCGGTCACGTGCCCGGGACACGTACCCCCGGACTCAGCCCGCCGACTCAGCCCGCCGACTCCGCCGCGTGCGGGCTGAGGACGCCCATGGAGACCAGGACGATGATGACGATGCCGAGCGCGATGCGGTACCAGACGAAGGGCATGAAGCTCTTGGTCGAGATGAACTTCATGAACGAGTTCATGCGTCGAGGTCCTGAGCGGCTTTGACCTGCTGTTTCCACCACTTTTCAGGATCGAAACAGAGAGCAGTGGGAGAGGGCACCTTCCAGAGCTCTCCCTCGCTGGCCACGAAGCGCAGCCACCTGGTTTGCAGCGAATCGGCGATCTCCTGCTCACAGCCGGAGTAGTTCCGCCGGTCGGCTTTGCCGGTGCGGCGCTGGGTGCGGACGAGGGTGCCGTCGATCAGGACCAGATCTCCGCCCTGTCTGGCGATCTCGTTCAGGGCGCGGTCCAGGCGTGGAGCCTGGGCGGCGAGCAGTCCGATCAGCTCGTCGCGCGGGCGCCGGACGGTGGATTCCGACACGTTGTTTCCGCCCGGCCATGTCGGCGAGGCGCTGGTCATGCCGCAGCACGGCCAGGACGATCACCGCGATCTTTCCCGGTGGGTTTGCCGGCACGAGGGACTCCGCTGCTTGCGCATGCCCGGCAGAAGCACGGAGGTCGCCGTTCTCGTCGGAGCGGACCGTCGCTCCGTACGACGTCGCACTCATCCCTGTCGGACATCCCCGCGTAGCCAGGGAGTGGCGCTCCCTGGAAAAGCTTGACCTTCCTGATGCCGATATCGGCAGGTGTACTGAACGCATCGAACCGAGCACCAATGACCAGGAGCCTCCGTGAACATCAGCGGCAACACCATTTTCATCCCCGGCGGCACCTCCGGCATCGGCCTCGGCCTGGCCCTGCGCCTGCAGGCCAAGGGCAATACTGTGATCGTCGGCGGCCGACGCGCCGAGCTGCTGGACGAGATCCGCTCCCAGCACGCCGGTATCGGCACCGTCGTGATCGACACCACCAGCCCCGCCTCGATCGCCCAGGCGTACGAGAGCGTCACCTCCCGCTACCCGCAGCTGGACACGCTGATCACCATGGCGGGCATCATGCTGCCCGAGGACCTCGCGACCGAAGGCTCGCTACAGGTCGCCGAGCAGACCGTCGAAACCAACCTGTTGGGCCCGATCCGGCTGGTCTACCAGTTCCTGCCGGCCCTGCAGAAGGGCGAAAAGGCGACCATCATCACGGTTTCCTCCGGTCTGGCCTATGTGCCGCTACCGGCCACGCCCACCTACAACGCCACCAAAGCCGCGATCCACTCCTTCACCGAGGGCATCCGGGTGCAGCTGGAGAAGAGCAACGTCCAGGTCATCGAACTGGTCCCGCCGGCGGTCCGGACCACGCTGATGAACCAGGAGGAGTCGCCGATCGCGATGCCCCTGGAGGAGTTCCTCGAGGAGGTCATGACCCTGCTGGAGAAGGCCGGCGACGCCGAGCAGATCCTGGTCGAGCGAGTCAAGTGGCAGCGCAACGCCGTGGCCGAGGGCCGCTACCAGGACGTGCTTGGCGTTCTGGCCGGGCGCTACCGCTCCTGACCTCCCGGCCTGGACTACGGATGGCCGGCCACCGAGGGCATCGAGGGCGACACCGGAGAACCGCCGATCTTCACCCTTCGCCCGGATGACGCCTCGCCCTCGGGAACGGCCTACGCGGCCGGGTCGCTGTGGGTGGGCGCGCTGGGCGGGCAACGCCTCTGGCAACTCCCGGTTGCGGGTGAGCAGCCCTCCGGGCAGCCGATCTCCCACCTCGAAGGCACCTACGGACGTATTCGGGCGGTCCGGACGGCACCGGACGGTTCGTTGTGGATCACTACGTCCAACACCGATGCGTCGACCTGGGGTGGCACTCCGTCTCGGGACGGGGACGACCACCTGCTGCGCATCGAGGTGAATGCTCCTTGACACAATTCCTTTGAACGACGGATGCCAGATCCCGCAGATCGGCTTTGGTACCTGTCTCATGCCCTCTCCGGATACCGAACGGCTGGTGGGGACGGCTCTGGTGGCCGGGTACCGTCACATCGACACCGCCCGCTACTACCGCAATGAGGCCCGGGTGGGCAAAGCGGTGCCGCCAGTGACCTGCCCCGAGAATCGCTGTGGGTCACCAGCAAACTGCCCTTCGGCGCGCACACACGTCCGTCAGGCGATCGATGCGAGTGTGGGCGAATTGGGCACGCACCCGGACCTTTACCTGATCCATTGGCCGCAGCAGGGACACTACGCGCAGACCTGGCGGGCCCTGCAGGAGGCCCAGGCCGACGGCCGACTGCGCTCGGTCGGCGTCTCCGACTTCCACCGGGGACATCTGGAGCGCATTCTGGGCGACGGCGGTATCCGCCCGGCTGTGAACTGTGCCGACCTCGGCATTGC is a window from the Streptomyces capillispiralis genome containing:
- the lnt gene encoding apolipoprotein N-acyltransferase — encoded protein: MKTLGHWLTSPWRRSTVAAVVGALPVLAFPAPSLWWFAYVALVPWILLVRGAPTGKRAAHDGWWGGFGFMLAMHHWLLPNLHVFTFVIAALLGALWAPWGRLVRRLLGGEPTRGRVAAALVVVPSGWLVIELVRSWEGLGGPWGVLGASQWQVEAALRLASVGGVWLPSFLVVALNVAVAVLVAVPRARVPAVACLVATAAAASAAWVFSPRPDPDRRVRIALVQPGVVSGRDSADRRFDREERLTRELVGQDVALIVWGESSVGFDLGARPDLARRLAALSRETGSPILVNVDARRSDKPGIYKSSVLIGPDGPTGDRYDKMRLVPFGEYVPARSLLGWATSVGEAAGEDRRRGSRQVVMDAGDGLRIGPMVCFESAFPDMSRHLAEDGADVLLAQSSTSTFQQSWAPEQHASLAALRAAESGRPMVHATLTGVSAVYGPGGGRVGTWLGTDASAARVYEVPLAHGTTPYVRFGDWPLHAALLVLAVWGVTEAVRLRRSARGPLVPPARTAHGSPARPGR
- a CDS encoding aldo/keto reductase — its product is MNDGCQIPQIGFGTCLMPSPDTERLVGTALVAGYRHIDTARYYRNEARVGKAVPPVTCPENRCGSPANCPSARTHVRQAIDASVGELGTHPDLYLIHWPQQGHYAQTWRALQEAQADGRLRSVGVSDFHRGHLERILGDGGIRPAVNCADLGIAVQAWSPLGAGAVLRDRTIASVAQDVGRSSAQVILRWHLRRGDPVMPKAGAGPRIRENLASDDFVLSPGDMTRTDRIDRGERGRSGPRPAAA
- a CDS encoding PQQ-dependent sugar dehydrogenase, with protein sequence MFTLRPDDASPSGTAYAAGSLWVGALGGQRLWQLPVAGEQPSGQPISHLEGTYGRIRAVRTAPDGSLWITTSNTDASTWGGTPSRDGDDHLLRIEVNAP
- a CDS encoding SDR family oxidoreductase, whose protein sequence is MNISGNTIFIPGGTSGIGLGLALRLQAKGNTVIVGGRRAELLDEIRSQHAGIGTVVIDTTSPASIAQAYESVTSRYPQLDTLITMAGIMLPEDLATEGSLQVAEQTVETNLLGPIRLVYQFLPALQKGEKATIITVSSGLAYVPLPATPTYNATKAAIHSFTEGIRVQLEKSNVQVIELVPPAVRTTLMNQEESPIAMPLEEFLEEVMTLLEKAGDAEQILVERVKWQRNAVAEGRYQDVLGVLAGRYRS
- a CDS encoding SDR family NAD(P)-dependent oxidoreductase, translating into MKRPVTVVTGGSRGIGAAICRRLAAEGHDVVVDYVRDSAAAEAVAEEVRAAGARAVTVRADTSVEADVERLFDVAEREAGPVTGLVNNAAVTGPLGAFTEVDTDTLRRVVDVNLMGTLLCARRAAQLMTPRGEGVIVNISSGAATLGSPGEYVHYAATKAAVDTLTLGLAKELGPDGIRVNAVAPGVIDTEMHAAMGAPDRARRIAGAVPLRRAGRAEEIAAAVAWLMSPDASYATGAVLRVAGGR
- a CDS encoding nuclear transport factor 2 family protein, with protein sequence MTQRVELATVRDRLAVDGLVTEYAMAVDDGDWPAYRRLFTPDGRVDYRSAGGIEGSAGTVAGWLAESLEAFPVRQHLFVNRRVRFGVWEQDTGDTAQVQADYVNPMGGGGQDGASAAPDLVCGGRCAFALLRTDDGWRLSEVVVREKWRRLPDRPAGL
- a CDS encoding dihydrofolate reductase family protein, which gives rise to MTARTGRVICDITVSADGYSAGLHQTEARPFGDDGGDGTGGRLHAWMFDTPEENRAEADLVSAAGAFVMGRNMFGPVRGPWDRQWNGWWGENPPFHAPVFVLTHHAREPQPMDGGTTFHFVTEGVEPALARARAAAGDADVLVLGGAHTVNQYLAAGLVDELRLHIAPLTLGAGTRLFEGVPPLDLEQVRSRPATLATHLTYRVLP